A part of Sebastes fasciatus isolate fSebFas1 chromosome 10, fSebFas1.pri, whole genome shotgun sequence genomic DNA contains:
- the gpr151 gene encoding G-protein coupled receptor 151, which produces MDKLSGNNATVVNSSIDKWPFNERGSHQHLNPAELRVLMPAILGVICVLGVACNLTAMVILFANAHRGKLSLINSLIFNLMFADGLVLLFAVPFRAASYSKASWNLGWVVCKTADWFLQSCMAAKSFTVAVMAKACYHYVSNPTKQVSIHLGSTLVVFFFIWLSACSVTIPHWLFATLQRGIRGLLCVLAIPPEARDFMAVYVKAYPLGVYCAPLSFALMYFCRAYCQCQRRSSKTQNLRTQIRSRKLTLMLFSLTVAMAILWLPQWVVWVWECHVAEKEIEGAQPIVSSLPPLLTLSAQLLTFSLSLVNPLIVLSLSEEFREGYRGLWRRLTLRKQPPPKPKPGPHNPTTLQSPCPRPETSGQLGGERGLRSSSSQGPSREAQPQPEQGGERDDGIVLPDVEQFWHERESGSHTDENDPVPWENQSKAEEK; this is translated from the coding sequence ATGGATAAGTTGAGTGGGAACAATGCGACAGTGGTGAACAGCTCCATAGACAAGTGGCCATTCAATGAACGCGGCTCACACCAACACCTGAACCCCGCGGAGCTGAGGGTCCTGATGCCGGCTATTCTGGGAGTCATCTGTGTCTTGGGTGTGGCTTGTAATCTCACCGCGATGGTCATCTTGTTCGCCAACGCTCACAGGGGCAAACTCTCTCTCATCAACTCCCTCATCTTCAACCTGATGTTTGCTGACGGACTGGTGCTGTTGTTCGCGGTGCCTTTCAGGGCTGCCTCCTACTCCAAAGCGAGCTGGAATCTGGGCTGGGTGGTCTGCAAGACGGCCGACTGGTTCCTCCAGTCCTGCATGGCAGCGAAGAGCTTCACCGTGGCCGTCATGGCCAAAGCGTGCTACCACTATGTGTCCAACCCCACCAAGCAGGTGAGCATCCACCTGGGCTCCACCCTGGtggttttcttcttcatctggCTGTCCGCCTGCTCCGTCACCATCCCTCACTGGCTGTTTGCCACACTGCAGAGAGGAATCCGCGGGCTGTTGTGTGTGCTGGCGATTCCCCCTGAAGCCCGGGACTTCATGGCTGTGTACGTCAAAGCATACCCCCTGGGGGTCTACTGTGCACCTCTCAGCTTTGCCCTAATGTATTTCTGTAGGGCTTACTGCCAGTGTCAGCGGCGCTCCAGCAAGACTCAGAACCTGCGCACACAGATCAGATCCAGGAAGCTCACTTTGATGCTGTTTAGCCTGACTGTGGCCATGGCTATTCTCTGGCTTCCACAGTGGGTGGTGTGGGTTTGGGAGTGTCATGTAGCAGAGAAGGAAATCGAAGGAGCTCAGCCCATCGTCTCCTCTCTTCCCCCTCTTCTAACCCTCTCTGCTCAGCTGCTCACCTTCTCTCTGTCGCTGGTGAACCCTCTCATCGTCCTCTCCCTCTCCGAGGAGTTCAGAGAGGGCTACAGGGGGCTGTGGAGGCGCCTCACCCTGCGCAAACAACCTCCTCCGAAGCCAAAACCCGGACCTCACAACCCTACAACTCTCCAGTCGCCTTGCCCCAGACCGGAGACTTCCggccagctgggaggagagaggggccTTCGGTCAAGCTCCAGCCAGGGACCCAGCAGAGAGGCTCAGCCCCAGCCGGagcaaggaggagagagagatgatgggATTGTCTTGCCTGATGTGGAGCAGTTCTGGCACGAGAGGGAGAGTGGATCGCACACAGATGAAAATGATCCTGTGCCGTGGGAGAACCAGAGCAAAGCGGAGGAAAAATAA